A single window of Granulicella mallensis MP5ACTX8 DNA harbors:
- a CDS encoding cold shock domain-containing protein, translating to MAQYKGTVKWFNNAKGFGFLARDSGPDVFVHYSAIQLDGYKSLKEGDEVEFDVIQGTKGPQADQVVRTKAI from the coding sequence ATGGCACAGTACAAGGGCACGGTTAAGTGGTTTAACAATGCAAAGGGTTTTGGGTTTTTAGCACGGGATAGCGGTCCGGATGTGTTTGTTCACTACAGCGCTATCCAGCTTGACGGTTATAAGAGCCTGAAAGAAGGGGATGAGGTTGAATTCGACGTCATCCAGGGAACAAAAGGTCCGCAGGCGGACCAGGTTGTTCGCACAAAGGCTATCTAA
- a CDS encoding DinB family protein, with protein MQLKMMAAGIVLGACCLTATAQMPMGSTAKPAIGAKAEPSKALDDMLNLLEEELMGAVKAMPAEKYSFAPSAAIFAPSQTVKFDTVRTFAQQATHLAEANYYFYSTVSGMKPEVDVKAIGEMTKKDDIVAALAASFVFAHKALATITPENAFVTIKGADGMQTRATVAAFGVAHGYDHYGQIVEYLRMNGIVPPASAK; from the coding sequence ATGCAATTGAAGATGATGGCAGCAGGAATTGTTCTGGGTGCGTGTTGTCTGACAGCGACGGCGCAGATGCCCATGGGATCGACGGCAAAACCCGCTATCGGCGCGAAGGCGGAGCCATCCAAGGCCCTGGACGACATGCTGAACCTTCTTGAAGAGGAACTGATGGGAGCCGTGAAGGCGATGCCGGCGGAGAAGTATAGCTTCGCACCGAGTGCGGCGATCTTCGCTCCTTCCCAGACAGTAAAGTTCGATACGGTGCGTACCTTTGCGCAGCAGGCGACGCATCTCGCTGAAGCGAATTACTACTTCTACAGCACGGTAAGCGGTATGAAGCCGGAAGTCGACGTGAAGGCCATCGGGGAGATGACGAAGAAGGACGATATCGTCGCTGCACTGGCTGCGTCGTTTGTGTTCGCGCATAAGGCGCTGGCTACGATCACTCCGGAGAATGCTTTTGTAACGATCAAGGGCGCCGATGGGATGCAGACCCGCGCAACAGTAGCGGCCTTTGGAGTCGCACATGGATATGACCATTACGGGCAGATCGTGGAGTACCTGCGGATGAATGGGATCGTGCCGCCAGCAAGCGCGAAGTAG
- a CDS encoding citrate synthase codes for MSTAAPKGLQDVVANESSICFIDGDKGILSYRGIDIHELAEKSSFEEITYLLWNGALPTAAELNDFSHQLAAARQIPDDVIAFLRNVPKTASPMEVLRTTVSLLSIYDADEKSTLHTANIRKSFRLTAQIAMIVAIFDRIRKGKEIVKPDTSLSHAANFLWMLNGEKPSETATKALDVALILHADHELNASTFAARVIAATLSDLHSAITGAIGALKGPLHGGANEAVMHLLYDIDKAGEDPVEHVRKMLANKEKISGFGHRVYTTEDPRATHLRKMSEDLGKDANPKWYTMSRQIELFVKEEKKLNANVDFYSASTYTTLGIDIDLFTPIFAISRISGWCAHVIEQHDDNRLIRPRADYTGPAWPAPYVPMEQRSSQTKPYPPKPSA; via the coding sequence ATGTCCACCGCCGCACCCAAAGGTCTACAAGACGTCGTCGCCAATGAATCTTCCATCTGCTTTATCGATGGGGACAAAGGCATCCTCTCCTACCGCGGAATCGATATCCACGAGCTTGCGGAGAAGTCCAGCTTTGAAGAGATCACCTATCTCCTGTGGAACGGCGCACTCCCGACCGCTGCTGAACTCAACGACTTCTCGCACCAACTCGCCGCCGCACGCCAGATTCCCGACGACGTGATCGCGTTCCTGCGCAACGTCCCCAAGACGGCGTCGCCCATGGAAGTCCTGCGCACCACCGTCTCGCTGCTCTCCATCTACGACGCCGACGAGAAGTCCACCCTGCACACCGCGAACATCCGCAAGAGCTTTCGCCTGACCGCGCAGATCGCGATGATCGTCGCCATCTTCGACCGCATCCGCAAGGGCAAGGAGATCGTCAAGCCCGACACCTCGCTCTCGCACGCAGCCAACTTCCTCTGGATGCTCAACGGCGAGAAGCCCTCCGAGACGGCCACCAAGGCGCTCGATGTCGCCCTGATCCTGCACGCCGACCACGAACTCAACGCCAGCACCTTTGCCGCACGCGTGATCGCAGCCACCCTATCCGATCTGCACTCCGCCATTACGGGCGCCATCGGCGCGCTCAAGGGACCTCTGCACGGCGGAGCGAATGAAGCCGTGATGCACCTGCTCTACGACATCGACAAGGCCGGCGAAGATCCCGTCGAGCACGTCCGCAAGATGCTCGCGAACAAGGAGAAGATCTCCGGCTTCGGCCACCGCGTTTACACCACCGAAGACCCGCGCGCCACGCACCTCCGCAAGATGTCCGAAGACCTGGGCAAGGACGCCAATCCCAAGTGGTACACGATGTCGCGCCAGATCGAACTCTTCGTCAAGGAAGAGAAGAAGCTCAACGCCAACGTCGACTTCTACTCCGCCAGCACCTATACGACTCTGGGCATCGACATCGATCTCTTCACGCCGATCTTCGCCATCAGCCGCATCTCCGGCTGGTGCGCCCACGTGATCGAGCAGCACGACGACAACCGGCTCATCCGTCCGCGTGCCGACTACACCGGCCCCGCATGGCCCGCGCCCTACGTCCCCATGGAACAGCGCAGCTCGCAGACCAAGCCCTACCCACCCAAGCCCAGCGCATAA
- a CDS encoding PHP domain-containing protein: protein MDNITLARLLDETAALLEIDAADPFRIRSYRRAAEAVEQQTTRLATLATPDADPKALLAIPGIGKGMAQNIRDLVATGSMPLREELLQKYRPTMLELLRLPGMGPKTVAMLHSALQIADIDALEAAAKRGDLLTLPRMGQKFTDKLIKGIEDHRRNASRFRIDVAREHAERISELIRQFPGIDTITPAGSLRRGRETCGDLDLLVTGPACEADVVAAAVEHVASLPLIDKLLAKGQNKVSFTLRNGLQVDVRLLPRASYGAALQYFTGSKHHNVALRQRAIKRGLTLSEYALLRLEDNKIIAAETEQDIYNALDLDYIAPELRENCGELEAAEKHTLPHLIVRSDLRGDLHMHTTESDGGNSIREMAEAAIGRGLEYIAITDHSKNLAMTNGMDDTRALAHAKRIREVSAELAEEFAARRGPQWARYERRLKDKEPNATEPTIPFRILTGVEVDILLDGTLDLEDATLAQLDIVIASVHSGFNQTQEEMTARVLRSTENPYVQILGHPTGRKVLQREPYKIDLAQVLPVAARLGVAVEHNAAPARSDLSDLHLRQAKELGCKLIVNTDAHSIGDLDQIDHGIVQLRRAWLTAQDLINTQPIDQFLSTLRPRP from the coding sequence ATGGACAACATCACTCTCGCCCGTCTGCTCGATGAAACCGCCGCTCTGCTCGAAATCGATGCAGCCGACCCCTTTCGCATCCGCTCCTATCGCCGCGCCGCAGAGGCTGTCGAGCAGCAGACCACGCGTCTCGCCACACTAGCGACTCCCGACGCCGACCCCAAAGCCCTGCTCGCCATTCCGGGCATCGGCAAAGGCATGGCCCAGAACATCCGAGACCTGGTCGCCACCGGCAGCATGCCTCTGCGTGAGGAGCTGCTGCAGAAGTATCGTCCCACCATGCTCGAGCTCCTGCGCCTCCCCGGCATGGGCCCCAAGACAGTCGCGATGCTCCACTCTGCCCTGCAGATCGCCGATATCGACGCCCTCGAAGCCGCCGCTAAACGCGGCGACCTGCTCACCCTGCCGCGCATGGGTCAGAAGTTTACCGACAAGCTGATCAAGGGCATCGAAGACCATCGCCGCAACGCCTCGCGCTTCCGCATCGACGTCGCTCGCGAGCACGCCGAACGCATCAGCGAACTCATCCGCCAGTTCCCTGGCATCGACACCATCACCCCCGCCGGCAGCCTGCGGCGCGGCCGTGAGACCTGCGGCGATCTCGACCTGCTCGTCACCGGCCCCGCCTGCGAGGCCGATGTCGTAGCCGCGGCCGTCGAGCACGTCGCCAGCCTGCCTCTCATCGACAAGCTGCTCGCCAAGGGCCAGAACAAGGTCAGCTTCACGCTGCGCAACGGCCTGCAGGTCGACGTGCGCCTACTGCCGCGTGCCAGCTACGGCGCCGCGCTGCAATACTTCACCGGCTCCAAGCATCACAACGTCGCGCTGCGCCAGCGGGCCATCAAGCGCGGCCTCACGCTCAGCGAATACGCCTTGCTGAGATTAGAAGACAACAAGATCATTGCTGCGGAAACAGAACAAGACATCTACAACGCGCTCGATCTCGACTACATCGCACCCGAGCTGCGCGAGAACTGCGGTGAGCTGGAAGCCGCGGAGAAACATACGCTCCCGCACCTCATCGTCCGCTCCGACCTTCGCGGCGATCTGCACATGCACACCACCGAATCCGACGGCGGCAACAGCATCCGCGAGATGGCGGAGGCTGCCATCGGGCGCGGACTCGAGTACATCGCCATCACCGACCACTCGAAGAACCTCGCCATGACCAACGGCATGGACGACACCCGAGCCCTTGCCCACGCCAAACGCATTCGCGAGGTCTCCGCCGAGCTCGCCGAGGAGTTCGCCGCCAGGCGCGGTCCGCAGTGGGCACGCTACGAGCGGCGCTTGAAGGACAAAGAGCCGAATGCCACGGAGCCCACGATTCCCTTCCGCATTCTCACCGGCGTCGAAGTCGACATCCTGCTCGACGGCACTCTCGACCTCGAAGACGCGACGCTCGCACAACTCGACATCGTGATCGCCAGCGTCCACTCCGGCTTCAACCAGACGCAGGAGGAGATGACCGCCCGCGTCCTTCGCTCCACCGAGAATCCCTACGTGCAGATCCTCGGCCATCCCACCGGCCGCAAGGTACTGCAGCGCGAACCCTACAAGATCGACCTCGCCCAGGTGCTCCCGGTCGCGGCCCGGCTCGGCGTCGCCGTCGAACACAACGCCGCACCCGCACGCTCGGACCTCTCCGACCTCCACCTGCGCCAGGCCAAAGAGCTGGGTTGCAAGCTGATCGTGAACACCGACGCTCATTCCATCGGCGACCTCGACCAGATCGACCACGGCATCGTGCAACTTCGCCGCGCGTGGCTGACCGCGCAGGACCTCATCAACACCCAGCCAATCGATCAGTTCCTCTCCACCCTCCGCCCCCGCCCCTAA
- a CDS encoding NAD(P)/FAD-dependent oxidoreductase: MNTNSLPSPDILIVGAGIIGLSLALELHFRGAQVTVLERSTALQHASTAAAGMLAVDDPHNPPALLPLSQLSRSLYPAFLQRVESLSGLAVPFQTDTTIQYLPDGSTQRLVEHSLDPRQLAPALLAAVRATSIDLREHTELLSLTETPQSLLRVDTSNGELSPAKLIRTQGAWARLQVRPVKGQMLRVQLPATLPLREVHRTEHVYIVPRTQGPQAGTALIGATVEDAGFDTALHPESLDHLRSLAAELLPSLANEAAAPQVEAWAGLRPATTDSLPILDAHTPSQFLAIGHFRNGILLAPATAAVMADLIEGKSPATDLAPFAASRFTNR, translated from the coding sequence ATGAACACGAATTCGCTGCCAAGCCCTGACATTCTAATTGTCGGAGCCGGAATTATCGGACTTTCGCTCGCTCTCGAACTCCACTTCCGAGGAGCACAAGTGACTGTGCTGGAACGATCTACAGCACTCCAGCACGCCTCCACCGCAGCCGCCGGCATGCTCGCGGTAGACGATCCGCATAACCCTCCTGCGCTATTACCGCTCTCCCAACTCAGCCGTTCTCTGTATCCAGCGTTCCTGCAGCGAGTCGAATCGCTCTCCGGCCTCGCAGTCCCGTTCCAGACCGATACGACGATCCAGTACCTGCCCGACGGCAGCACCCAAAGGCTCGTGGAGCACTCACTCGATCCACGCCAACTCGCCCCCGCGCTGCTTGCGGCAGTCCGCGCGACCTCCATCGATCTGCGCGAGCACACCGAGCTTCTCTCTCTCACCGAGACGCCTCAAAGCCTGCTGCGTGTGGACACCAGCAACGGCGAACTCTCTCCCGCGAAGCTCATCCGCACCCAGGGCGCATGGGCTCGCCTGCAGGTTCGTCCCGTAAAGGGCCAGATGCTTCGCGTACAGCTTCCTGCCACACTTCCTCTGCGCGAGGTCCACCGCACCGAGCACGTCTACATCGTGCCGCGCACCCAGGGCCCGCAAGCCGGAACAGCACTGATCGGAGCCACCGTTGAGGACGCCGGCTTCGACACAGCCCTCCATCCAGAGAGCCTCGACCACCTCCGCTCACTCGCCGCGGAGCTTCTCCCCTCGCTTGCGAATGAAGCCGCAGCCCCTCAGGTCGAGGCCTGGGCAGGACTGCGCCCCGCAACCACCGACAGCCTTCCGATCCTTGACGCCCACACGCCCAGCCAGTTCCTCGCGATCGGCCACTTCCGCAACGGCATACTCCTCGCTCCCGCGACAGCAGCCGTCATGGCCGACCTCATCGAAGGCAAATCTCCTGCGACAGATCTCGCGCCCTTCGCGGCCTCTCGCTTCACCAATAGATAA